In one window of Arthrobacter pascens DNA:
- a CDS encoding alpha-N-arabinofuranosidase — translation MASSPRLIVNLDIAGPTISRHVYGHFAEHLGRCIYGGFWVGEESGIPNTRGIRNDVVEALRELRIPNLRWPGGCFADEYHWRDGVGPREQRPRMVNSHWGDVVEDNSFGTHEFMDLCEMLGADAYVNGNVGSGTVREMSEWMEYLTRADDSPMAALRRQNGRDEPWKVPYFGIGNEPWGCGGHMRADAYADLARQYSTYVRNHNGNDVYRIAAGAGDEDVAWTKALMEALPDKGGVDRKGFPYQGISVHYYTMSGQWDAKGSATEFSEQEYWKTVKAAQHIETLLSAHSTMMDVYDPHKAVGLVLDEWGTWWDVEPGTNPGFLYQQNTVRDALVAAIHFDSLHRHADRLVMANIAQTVNVLQAMLLTDPESGALVKTPTFHVFAMNAGHQDAAVLHTHLVSDSAHDLDGDRLPTFTASASTKDGKVLISVANLELEGESEVVLDLRGGRLEQVEALVLGGDSVAAFNDPVHPYAVAPRPLAVKERDDQLVLRLPAHSFATVRGKLAGQAPEVTAAAATVITAPTTGSKPCLNC, via the coding sequence ATGGCATCTTCGCCCCGCCTCATCGTCAATCTGGACATCGCAGGTCCCACCATCAGCCGCCACGTCTACGGTCATTTCGCTGAACATCTGGGCCGGTGCATCTATGGCGGTTTCTGGGTGGGGGAGGAGAGCGGGATCCCCAACACCAGGGGCATCCGCAATGACGTTGTGGAAGCTCTGCGCGAGCTGCGCATTCCCAATCTGCGCTGGCCGGGCGGCTGCTTCGCCGATGAGTACCACTGGCGCGACGGCGTCGGCCCTCGTGAGCAGCGTCCGCGTATGGTCAATTCCCATTGGGGCGATGTTGTGGAGGACAACTCCTTCGGTACTCATGAGTTCATGGACCTCTGCGAGATGCTCGGCGCGGACGCCTACGTCAACGGCAATGTAGGTTCCGGGACCGTCCGCGAGATGAGCGAATGGATGGAGTACCTCACCCGTGCGGACGATTCCCCCATGGCTGCACTCCGCCGGCAGAACGGCCGGGATGAGCCATGGAAGGTCCCCTATTTCGGTATCGGCAACGAGCCCTGGGGGTGCGGCGGTCATATGCGTGCCGATGCCTATGCCGATCTGGCCCGCCAATACAGCACCTATGTGCGGAACCATAACGGCAACGATGTATACCGGATCGCTGCCGGCGCCGGCGACGAGGACGTAGCCTGGACCAAAGCCCTCATGGAGGCCTTGCCTGACAAGGGCGGCGTGGACCGCAAGGGCTTCCCATATCAGGGCATCTCCGTGCACTACTACACAATGTCCGGCCAATGGGATGCGAAGGGCTCCGCAACGGAATTCAGCGAGCAGGAGTACTGGAAGACTGTCAAGGCAGCTCAGCATATCGAGACACTGCTGAGCGCCCACTCCACGATGATGGACGTCTACGACCCGCACAAGGCGGTGGGATTGGTCCTGGACGAGTGGGGCACCTGGTGGGACGTGGAGCCCGGCACCAACCCCGGCTTCCTGTACCAGCAGAACACCGTCCGCGACGCCCTGGTGGCGGCCATCCACTTCGACTCCTTGCACCGACATGCGGACCGCCTGGTCATGGCGAACATCGCCCAAACCGTCAACGTCCTGCAGGCCATGCTGCTCACCGATCCGGAGAGCGGCGCCCTGGTCAAGACCCCCACCTTCCACGTCTTCGCAATGAACGCAGGGCACCAGGACGCCGCGGTGCTGCACACGCACCTCGTTTCAGACAGCGCGCACGACCTGGACGGGGACCGGCTCCCCACGTTCACAGCATCCGCCAGCACCAAGGACGGTAAGGTGCTCATCTCCGTGGCCAATCTCGAGTTAGAGGGAGAGAGCGAGGTGGTCCTGGACCTGCGCGGTGGCCGGTTGGAGCAGGTGGAGGCATTGGTGCTCGGCGGCGACAGCGTCGCCGCGTTCAACGATCCCGTTCACCCCTACGCCGTCGCGCCCCGTCCCCTCGCCGTGAAAGAGCGTGACGACCAACTGGTGCTCCGCCTGCCGGCGCACTCCTTCGCGACCGTTCGCGGCAAGCTGGCCGGGCAGGCTCCCGAGGTCACCGCGGCTGCCGCCACAGTGATCACGGCTCCGACCACGGGCAGCAAACCCTGCCTCAACTGCTGA
- a CDS encoding Gfo/Idh/MocA family protein, with amino-acid sequence MSAATHQSTPSTRRGPVGVAVIGAGNISKAYLDNLTVFPDLKVLVIADLFEDAAEARAKEYGIPEWGGVDAALNHPDVEIIVNLTNPAAHVEVATAAVNAGKHVWTEKPCALDRESGLGLLKTADAAGFRLGCAPDTFLGASLQTARRIIERGHIGTPLTALTMFQTPGPESWHPNPASLFAHGAGPLFDMGPYYITALVQTFGSVRRVAAVGSKAKEVRVVGSGPKAGEEFPVEIPTHVSAMLQFEGGQSSHSVFSFESPRLRVGFVEITGTEGTLELPDPNVFDGDLKFWRAGAEEPEIIPATGPANGRGMGVLDMARSLRAGVPHRAQGALAYHVVDTLVSISESAETGNFVGVDSSAVTSQALPEDWDPTAATL; translated from the coding sequence ATGAGCGCCGCAACGCACCAGTCCACCCCCTCCACCCGCCGCGGCCCCGTGGGCGTCGCCGTCATCGGCGCCGGCAATATCAGCAAGGCCTACCTGGACAACCTGACGGTGTTCCCGGACCTGAAAGTCCTGGTGATCGCCGACCTCTTCGAGGACGCAGCGGAGGCACGCGCCAAGGAATACGGCATCCCCGAGTGGGGCGGCGTGGACGCTGCACTGAACCACCCCGACGTCGAGATCATCGTGAACCTGACCAACCCGGCCGCGCACGTCGAAGTGGCCACGGCGGCCGTGAACGCCGGCAAGCATGTCTGGACCGAGAAGCCGTGCGCGCTGGACCGCGAATCCGGGCTAGGGCTGCTGAAAACGGCTGACGCCGCGGGCTTCCGCCTTGGCTGCGCACCGGACACGTTCCTGGGCGCCAGCCTGCAGACGGCCCGCCGGATCATCGAACGCGGCCACATCGGCACACCGCTGACCGCCCTGACCATGTTCCAGACCCCGGGCCCGGAGTCCTGGCACCCGAACCCGGCCTCCCTCTTCGCCCACGGCGCAGGCCCGCTGTTCGACATGGGCCCGTACTACATCACCGCCCTGGTCCAGACCTTCGGCTCGGTGCGGCGCGTCGCCGCAGTCGGGTCCAAAGCCAAAGAAGTCCGCGTGGTCGGCTCCGGACCCAAGGCAGGCGAGGAATTCCCCGTCGAGATCCCCACGCACGTCAGCGCCATGCTCCAGTTCGAGGGCGGCCAGTCGTCTCACAGCGTCTTCAGCTTCGAGTCCCCCCGCCTGCGGGTGGGCTTCGTGGAGATCACGGGCACCGAGGGCACCCTTGAGCTGCCGGATCCGAACGTCTTCGACGGCGACCTCAAGTTCTGGCGCGCGGGAGCCGAGGAACCGGAAATCATTCCCGCCACGGGCCCGGCCAACGGTCGCGGGATGGGCGTGCTGGATATGGCCCGTTCCCTTCGCGCCGGTGTTCCGCACCGTGCCCAGGGAGCCCTTGCCTACCACGTGGTCGATACCTTGGTGTCCATTTCCGAGTCCGCCGAAACCGGCAACTTTGTCGGCGTCGACAGCTCCGCCGTGACCTCCCAGGCCCTCCCCGAGGACTGGGACCCGACGGCCGCCACCCTCTAG
- the yicI gene encoding alpha-xylosidase: MKFTDGYWLYRKGLSALHPRDVSDVEASEDKLAIYAPTKRIEGRGDALNCPQLTITFQSPLPDVIGVTIEHFQGGVDKGPHFGLKEGTADVSIGNDDGGTATFTSGGLTARINTAGDWNVDFLGDGRLLTSSVPRSIGVITDQDGKHFIHEQLTLGVGTNVYGLGERFGPLVKNGQSIDIWNEDGGTSSELAYKNVPFFITNAGYGVFVNHPERVSFEIGSEVVSRTQFSVEGQKLQYFVIHGPTPKDILRRYTELTGRPARVPAWSYGLWLSTSFTTDYDEKTVMSFIDGMAERKLPLSVFHFDCHWMRAFHWSDFIWDPATFPDPEGMLRRLHERGLKVCVWINPYIAQRSHLFREGAEMGYLVKRADGSVWQWDMWQAGMGLVDFTNPDAVTWYQDKLRTLLNQGVDSFKTDFGERIPTDVAWHDGSDPQRMHNYYAQLYNKTVFDLLTKELGEGQAVLFARSATAGGQQLPVHWGGDCESTFSAMSESLRGGLSLAASGFAFWSHDIGGFEGTPDPELFKRWIAFGLLSSHSRLHGSNSYRVPWLVDDESSDVLRHFTELKMRLMPYLLASAEDAHQTGAPLMRPMFLEFPDDPACAYLDRQYMLGPDLLVAPVTGAGGSVDFYLPAGTWTHLESGEQLAGRQWHRKEFTVLEAAVYVREGAVLALGTVTDRPEYDWATDMEFRAFAAPEGQRGMVVVPTPDGGFTRFEVTVEDGRAVAVVNPSMKFEAQRSLS, from the coding sequence ATGAAATTCACGGACGGCTACTGGCTCTACCGTAAAGGCCTGTCCGCACTGCATCCGCGGGATGTGTCGGATGTGGAAGCCTCAGAGGACAAACTGGCAATCTACGCACCCACCAAGAGGATCGAGGGCCGTGGCGACGCCCTGAACTGTCCCCAGCTGACCATCACCTTCCAATCGCCTCTGCCGGATGTCATTGGCGTGACCATTGAACACTTCCAGGGCGGAGTGGACAAGGGACCGCACTTCGGGCTGAAAGAAGGCACCGCGGACGTCAGCATCGGGAACGACGACGGCGGCACGGCCACTTTCACCTCCGGCGGCCTCACCGCACGCATCAACACGGCGGGAGACTGGAACGTTGACTTCCTGGGTGACGGCAGGCTGCTGACCAGCTCGGTGCCCCGCAGCATCGGCGTGATCACGGACCAGGACGGGAAGCACTTCATCCACGAACAGCTGACACTCGGCGTGGGCACCAACGTCTACGGCCTCGGCGAACGGTTCGGGCCCCTGGTCAAGAACGGCCAGTCGATCGACATCTGGAACGAGGACGGCGGCACGTCCAGCGAGCTCGCCTATAAGAATGTGCCTTTCTTCATCACCAACGCCGGCTACGGCGTGTTCGTGAACCACCCGGAGCGGGTGTCGTTTGAGATCGGCTCCGAGGTGGTGTCCCGGACGCAGTTCAGTGTTGAGGGCCAGAAGCTCCAATACTTTGTGATCCACGGGCCCACCCCGAAGGACATCCTGCGGCGGTACACCGAACTGACAGGTCGGCCCGCCCGCGTTCCTGCATGGTCGTACGGGCTGTGGCTGTCCACGTCCTTCACCACGGACTACGACGAGAAGACTGTGATGTCCTTCATCGACGGGATGGCCGAGCGGAAGCTTCCGCTGTCCGTGTTCCACTTCGACTGCCATTGGATGCGTGCCTTCCACTGGAGCGACTTCATCTGGGACCCTGCCACGTTCCCTGACCCCGAAGGCATGCTCCGCAGGCTCCATGAACGGGGGCTCAAGGTGTGCGTGTGGATCAACCCCTACATCGCCCAGCGCTCGCATCTGTTCCGTGAAGGCGCGGAGATGGGCTATCTCGTGAAAAGGGCGGACGGCTCGGTCTGGCAATGGGACATGTGGCAGGCCGGCATGGGCCTGGTGGACTTCACCAACCCCGACGCCGTCACCTGGTACCAGGACAAGCTGCGCACCCTGCTGAACCAGGGCGTGGATTCCTTCAAGACCGATTTCGGCGAGCGGATTCCCACTGACGTGGCCTGGCATGACGGATCCGATCCGCAGCGGATGCACAACTACTACGCCCAGCTCTACAACAAGACGGTTTTTGACCTGCTCACCAAGGAACTGGGCGAAGGCCAGGCCGTGCTGTTCGCCCGCTCGGCAACGGCAGGCGGGCAGCAGTTGCCCGTCCACTGGGGCGGGGACTGCGAGTCCACCTTCTCCGCCATGTCCGAATCCCTCCGCGGCGGCCTGTCCCTGGCGGCCTCGGGGTTCGCCTTCTGGAGCCATGACATCGGCGGGTTTGAGGGGACTCCTGATCCGGAGTTGTTCAAGCGCTGGATCGCGTTCGGGCTGCTGTCTTCGCACTCCCGGCTGCATGGTTCCAACTCGTACCGGGTGCCCTGGCTGGTGGACGACGAATCCAGCGACGTTCTCCGCCATTTCACCGAGCTGAAGATGCGGCTCATGCCGTACCTGCTCGCTTCGGCCGAGGACGCGCACCAGACCGGAGCGCCGCTGATGCGGCCGATGTTCCTGGAGTTCCCCGACGACCCTGCCTGTGCCTACCTTGACCGGCAGTACATGCTCGGACCGGACCTGCTGGTGGCGCCGGTGACTGGCGCGGGCGGGTCGGTGGATTTCTACCTGCCTGCGGGAACGTGGACCCACCTGGAAAGCGGTGAGCAGCTTGCGGGGCGGCAATGGCACCGCAAGGAGTTCACAGTGCTTGAGGCAGCTGTCTACGTCCGCGAGGGCGCAGTCCTGGCGCTGGGAACCGTGACGGACAGGCCTGAGTACGACTGGGCGACGGACATGGAATTCCGGGCTTTCGCGGCTCCCGAGGGGCAGCGGGGGATGGTTGTCGTTCCCACGCCCGACGGCGGTTTTACCCGCTTTGAGGTGACGGTGGAAGACGGCCGGGCGGTCGCCGTCGTCAACCCATCCATGAAATTTGAAGCGCAAAGGAGTTTGTCGTGA
- a CDS encoding aldo/keto reductase, translating into MSGWLLALLRWSSQARGFFARANPADLTDSDLVRCFYGDANFERKRRAEQLATEFGVPATAVALAYVLAQQFPTFALVGPRSIAEYRSTMTGLGIELNEEQTSWLDLRNGWNGV; encoded by the coding sequence GTGAGCGGCTGGTTGTTGGCGCTCCTACGCTGGTCTTCACAGGCCCGCGGGTTTTTCGCCCGCGCGAACCCTGCCGACCTCACTGACTCAGATCTCGTGCGTTGTTTCTACGGCGATGCGAACTTTGAACGCAAGCGCCGCGCTGAACAGTTGGCAACAGAATTCGGCGTGCCGGCTACGGCTGTGGCGCTGGCCTACGTGCTGGCCCAGCAATTCCCAACCTTTGCATTGGTTGGGCCACGGTCAATCGCGGAATATCGCTCCACGATGACGGGTCTCGGCATCGAACTGAACGAGGAACAGACCTCGTGGCTGGATTTACGCAATGGCTGGAACGGCGTTTGA
- a CDS encoding sugar phosphate isomerase/epimerase family protein gives MSYSIQLYTLRNAMQEDLPGTIKKVAEIGYTQVEPCNFVATAEELGAALKDNGLTAPSGHAPLLSQDQDEIFAAAKELGISTVIDPYLPAEHWQSAEDIQATAAKLNAAAKKGAEYGIRVGYHNHAWELESSIEGQTALEHFAGLLDPELVLEVDTYWASVGGQNPVELLARLGDRVKFIHIKDGPGTTDTKAQQPAGQGTIPVLDVVAAATSLEVGVVEFDDYAGDIFEGIAESLAFLQNNAAQDVKA, from the coding sequence ATGTCTTACTCCATCCAGCTTTACACCCTGCGCAATGCCATGCAGGAAGACCTGCCAGGCACCATCAAGAAGGTCGCAGAGATCGGTTACACGCAGGTTGAACCCTGCAATTTCGTGGCAACCGCCGAGGAGCTCGGCGCCGCGTTGAAGGACAACGGCCTCACTGCCCCGTCCGGCCACGCCCCGCTCTTAAGCCAGGACCAGGATGAGATCTTCGCCGCCGCCAAGGAACTGGGCATCTCCACGGTCATCGATCCGTACCTGCCAGCCGAGCACTGGCAGTCCGCCGAGGACATCCAAGCCACTGCGGCCAAGCTGAACGCCGCCGCGAAAAAAGGCGCCGAATACGGCATCCGCGTCGGTTACCACAACCACGCCTGGGAGCTCGAGTCCAGCATCGAGGGACAGACCGCCCTGGAACACTTCGCAGGCCTGCTTGACCCCGAGCTGGTCCTGGAAGTCGATACCTACTGGGCATCGGTCGGTGGCCAGAACCCCGTGGAACTGCTCGCCCGCCTCGGTGACCGCGTGAAGTTCATCCACATCAAGGACGGCCCCGGCACCACGGACACCAAAGCCCAGCAGCCGGCCGGCCAGGGCACCATCCCGGTGCTCGACGTCGTTGCCGCAGCCACGTCCCTCGAAGTGGGCGTCGTTGAATTCGACGACTACGCCGGAGACATCTTCGAAGGCATCGCCGAGAGCCTGGCCTTCCTTCAGAACAACGCAGCCCAGGACGTGAAAGCATGA
- a CDS encoding sialidase family protein, with translation MNALPNGAGLSRRGFLAAAGATAVIAAGTSSAWAGENSDSKQINGYTWKNAVINGGGFVSGIVFNETEANLIYARTDVGGAYRWQEDTRTWTPLLDWVPRAKWGYLYVVSMASDPVETNRVYAAVGAYTNDWDPNNGAILYSDDRGKTWGIAELPFKQGGNMPGRGMGERLAVNPANNAELYLGTPSGNGLWRSKDYGRTWAAVANFPNPGNFVIDPGNIIWGDNQGVIWIDFDQIGGKIYVGVADPADPLYVSEDGGATWQAVPGAAEALGAVDGNRTIPNQSAVDDTNGYLYVATSHDPGPGNGPAASGNGGKIMRLATQTGEWTDVTPTYNPRGPIPGFGGITVDRQKPGTLMTATRNNWWPDEIIYRSTDSGQTWQLSWDYAEGQDRHDRFNMDESGSPWLTWNREDQGAAYAVKQGWMIDALAIDPHNSDRIMWGTGATIWGTEELTRWDSQGELIGEDEAGRRIALPVEKFTVGVRVEGVEETAILDLAALGGTLVSAVGDVAGFVHTDLDRAEPMIDTDWSTGTSVDFAQSDPDVVVGSGRVLGNEKGHVGVSTDRGKSWRNAARVEGVPGDGHGGTVAVTADGSTILWSPSETEVTPVYSTDLGETWTPVKGLPAGAKIRSDRVKASVLYAFSGGIFYRSTDGGATFTDTGATGLPAEGVDDFRVAPGKKGHVWLCGRSDKAGVAKGLWHSKDGGTTWTRISAVDLAIGVGFGKAAKRNGYPAIYTAATVGGQDGFFRSIDGGTTWQRINDDAHQWGLAGAVITGDPEIYGRVYLSGRGIIYGDIA, from the coding sequence ATGAACGCACTCCCCAACGGCGCCGGGCTGTCACGTCGAGGTTTCCTCGCCGCAGCCGGGGCGACCGCCGTGATAGCGGCCGGGACCTCCTCCGCCTGGGCCGGAGAGAACTCCGATTCGAAGCAGATCAACGGCTACACCTGGAAGAACGCCGTCATCAACGGCGGCGGCTTCGTGTCCGGCATCGTGTTCAACGAGACCGAGGCGAACCTGATCTACGCCCGAACCGACGTCGGCGGCGCTTACCGGTGGCAGGAGGACACGCGCACCTGGACACCGCTGCTCGACTGGGTGCCGCGCGCGAAGTGGGGCTACCTGTACGTGGTTTCGATGGCCTCCGACCCGGTCGAGACCAACCGCGTCTACGCCGCCGTCGGCGCCTACACGAACGACTGGGACCCCAACAACGGCGCGATCCTCTATTCCGACGACAGGGGCAAGACCTGGGGCATCGCCGAACTCCCGTTCAAGCAGGGCGGCAACATGCCCGGCCGCGGCATGGGCGAGCGGCTGGCCGTCAACCCCGCCAACAACGCCGAGCTGTACCTGGGCACGCCCAGCGGGAACGGCCTGTGGCGCTCCAAGGACTACGGCCGCACCTGGGCCGCGGTGGCGAACTTCCCCAACCCCGGGAACTTCGTCATCGACCCCGGCAACATCATCTGGGGCGACAACCAGGGCGTGATCTGGATCGACTTCGACCAGATCGGCGGGAAGATCTATGTGGGCGTGGCCGACCCGGCCGACCCGCTCTACGTCTCCGAAGACGGCGGGGCGACCTGGCAGGCCGTCCCCGGCGCCGCCGAAGCGCTCGGAGCGGTCGACGGGAACCGCACCATCCCCAACCAGTCCGCAGTGGACGACACCAACGGATACCTGTACGTCGCCACCAGCCACGACCCGGGCCCCGGCAACGGTCCGGCCGCTTCGGGCAACGGCGGCAAGATCATGCGACTCGCCACCCAGACCGGCGAATGGACCGACGTCACCCCGACCTACAACCCGCGCGGCCCGATCCCCGGCTTCGGCGGCATCACCGTCGACCGACAGAAGCCCGGCACGCTCATGACGGCCACGCGCAACAACTGGTGGCCCGACGAAATCATCTACCGCTCCACCGACTCCGGCCAGACCTGGCAGCTCAGCTGGGACTACGCCGAAGGCCAGGACCGTCACGACCGGTTCAACATGGATGAATCGGGCAGCCCATGGCTGACGTGGAACCGAGAGGACCAGGGCGCGGCATACGCGGTCAAGCAAGGGTGGATGATCGACGCGCTCGCGATCGACCCGCACAACTCCGACCGCATCATGTGGGGCACCGGCGCGACCATCTGGGGCACTGAGGAGCTGACGCGGTGGGACTCGCAGGGTGAGCTGATCGGCGAGGACGAGGCCGGCCGGCGGATCGCCCTGCCGGTGGAGAAATTCACCGTGGGCGTCCGCGTCGAAGGCGTGGAGGAGACCGCGATCCTCGACCTCGCAGCGCTCGGCGGGACCCTCGTCTCGGCCGTCGGCGATGTCGCCGGCTTCGTCCACACCGACCTCGACCGGGCCGAACCGATGATCGACACCGACTGGTCCACCGGCACCAGCGTCGACTTCGCCCAGTCCGACCCGGACGTCGTCGTCGGCTCCGGCAGGGTGCTCGGCAACGAGAAGGGCCACGTGGGCGTCTCCACCGACCGTGGCAAGTCCTGGCGCAACGCCGCGCGCGTCGAAGGCGTCCCCGGCGACGGCCACGGCGGCACCGTCGCGGTCACCGCCGACGGGTCCACGATCCTCTGGTCGCCGAGCGAAACCGAGGTCACCCCGGTGTACAGCACCGACCTGGGCGAGACGTGGACCCCGGTCAAGGGGCTCCCGGCGGGAGCGAAGATCCGGTCCGACCGCGTCAAGGCGTCGGTCCTGTACGCGTTCTCCGGCGGCATATTCTACCGGAGCACCGACGGGGGCGCGACGTTCACCGACACAGGCGCGACCGGCCTGCCCGCCGAAGGCGTCGACGACTTCCGCGTCGCGCCCGGCAAGAAGGGCCACGTCTGGCTCTGCGGCCGCAGCGACAAGGCCGGGGTCGCAAAGGGCCTGTGGCACTCCAAGGACGGCGGCACCACCTGGACCCGCATCAGCGCCGTCGACCTGGCGATCGGCGTCGGCTTCGGCAAGGCCGCCAAGCGGAATGGCTACCCGGCGATCTACACGGCGGCCACCGTCGGCGGCCAGGACGGCTTCTTCCGCTCGATCGACGGCGGCACCACCTGGCAGCGCATCAACGACGACGCCCACCAATGGGGCCTCGCCGGGGCCGTCATCACCGGCGACCCCGAGATCTACGGCCGCGTCTACCTCTCCGGCCGCGGCATCATCTACGGCGACATCGCCTGA
- a CDS encoding aldo/keto reductase yields MKEFVPETIRWGILGPGSIARQFAKQLPSSQTGELVAVGSSDRTRAKDFAAEAGVPHAITGTYEEVLSSPDVDAVYVSTVNTSHAQLVLAALRAGKHVLCEKPLAPNHGSVMAIVDAARTAGVILIEAYMYRFHPQTVKLLELIRDGAIGQVQHIDASFCFDVPEKKGRLFDANLAGGGILDVGGYPVTMARAVAGAASGQPFVEPVDLQAAGYVGSTGVDEWAVAHVTFPANLTATLRAGIRLENPEEVTIFGSEGTLFLSDPWTIHGRQELVLRRVGEQPQKFTFASDNPANRAYALEADALAKAVATGQEPPEMSLDDTLGTSAVLERWRDQVGVRFPFEAEEANIPPVSGLPLAVMPDTPMRYSRIPRLDKPVSRLVMGCDNQPNLAHASSLFDVFWSSGGNTFDTAWMYGNDGENEKRFGKWLANRGVREEAVVIVKGAHTPHCDPDSLSRQLLESLERQGLEYADVYLMHRDNPDIPVGEFVDVLDEHAGAGRIRAFGGSNWTVERFDEANAWAAANGKRPLTVLSNYFGLAEAYDVPWAGCRAATDPESKRWLAERDVALLPWSSQARGFFARANPADLTDSDLVRCFYGDANFERKRRAEQLAKEFGVPATAVALAYVLAQQFPTFALVGPRSIAEYRSTMTGLGIELNEEQTSWLDLRNGQNSF; encoded by the coding sequence GTGAAGGAGTTTGTTCCGGAGACCATCAGGTGGGGCATCCTCGGCCCGGGATCCATTGCCAGGCAGTTCGCCAAGCAACTTCCGTCCAGCCAGACGGGGGAGCTCGTAGCGGTCGGCAGTTCTGACCGGACCCGCGCGAAGGACTTCGCGGCGGAAGCCGGTGTCCCGCATGCGATCACCGGCACCTATGAGGAGGTGCTGTCGAGCCCGGATGTTGACGCTGTCTACGTGTCAACCGTGAACACCAGCCACGCGCAGCTCGTTCTGGCAGCGTTGCGCGCAGGCAAGCATGTGCTGTGCGAGAAACCGCTCGCACCGAACCATGGAAGCGTCATGGCTATTGTGGACGCCGCGCGCACGGCAGGCGTCATCCTCATCGAGGCCTACATGTACCGGTTCCACCCGCAGACGGTGAAGCTCCTCGAGCTCATCCGAGACGGAGCCATCGGACAGGTCCAGCACATCGATGCCAGCTTCTGCTTTGACGTACCTGAGAAGAAGGGCCGGTTGTTCGACGCGAACCTTGCCGGGGGAGGCATTCTCGACGTCGGTGGCTATCCCGTGACGATGGCCCGTGCCGTGGCAGGCGCAGCGTCCGGGCAGCCCTTCGTTGAACCCGTCGACTTGCAGGCGGCCGGCTATGTCGGCAGCACAGGCGTGGATGAGTGGGCCGTTGCACACGTGACCTTTCCCGCCAACCTCACGGCAACACTGCGTGCCGGCATTCGCCTCGAGAACCCCGAAGAGGTGACAATCTTCGGTTCGGAGGGCACCCTGTTCCTCTCGGATCCCTGGACAATTCACGGCCGGCAGGAGTTGGTGCTCCGGCGCGTGGGGGAGCAGCCGCAGAAGTTCACGTTCGCTTCGGACAACCCGGCTAACCGGGCCTACGCTCTGGAGGCCGACGCCCTGGCAAAAGCAGTCGCAACCGGCCAAGAGCCCCCTGAGATGTCCCTTGACGACACGTTGGGAACCTCCGCTGTGCTGGAGCGCTGGCGGGACCAGGTGGGCGTGCGGTTTCCGTTCGAAGCCGAGGAGGCCAACATTCCTCCCGTATCTGGCCTGCCGTTGGCTGTAATGCCGGATACACCTATGCGCTATTCACGGATTCCAAGGCTGGACAAACCGGTCTCCAGACTTGTTATGGGCTGTGACAACCAGCCGAACCTGGCGCACGCTTCGTCACTCTTTGACGTGTTCTGGTCGTCCGGGGGTAACACCTTCGACACGGCATGGATGTACGGCAACGACGGTGAAAACGAGAAGCGCTTCGGAAAGTGGCTCGCCAACCGGGGGGTTCGCGAGGAAGCGGTCGTCATTGTGAAAGGAGCCCACACGCCGCACTGTGATCCTGATTCCCTGTCCCGGCAACTGCTGGAATCCCTGGAGCGGCAGGGACTCGAGTATGCCGACGTTTACCTCATGCACCGTGACAATCCGGACATCCCCGTTGGTGAGTTTGTTGATGTATTGGACGAGCACGCCGGCGCGGGGCGCATTAGGGCGTTTGGCGGGTCGAACTGGACCGTGGAGCGGTTTGATGAAGCGAATGCCTGGGCGGCTGCGAATGGCAAGCGGCCCCTCACGGTACTGAGCAACTACTTCGGCTTGGCGGAGGCCTACGATGTCCCCTGGGCCGGATGCCGGGCTGCCACCGACCCGGAGTCCAAACGCTGGCTCGCGGAACGCGACGTAGCGCTCCTGCCTTGGTCTTCACAGGCCCGAGGGTTTTTCGCCCGCGCGAACCCCGCCGATCTCACGGACTCAGATCTCGTGCGTTGTTTCTACGGCGATGCGAACTTTGAGCGGAAGCGCCGCGCTGAACAGTTGGCAAAAGAATTCGGCGTGCCGGCCACGGCTGTGGCGCTGGCCTACGTGCTGGCCCAGCAGTTCCCAACCTTCGCCTTGGTTGGGCCACGGTCAATCGCGGAGTATCGCTCCACGATGACGGGTCTCGGCATCGAACTGAACGAGGAACAGACCTCGTGGCTGGATCTACGCAACGGCCAGAACAGCTTTTAG